A section of the Micromonas commoda chromosome 14, complete sequence genome encodes:
- the SELH gene encoding selenoprotein h (Selenoprotein H. May be involved in redox processes. A member of the SelWTH family), whose product MAPKKAPAKKKATAVKGGVAKKPAAKAEPEATAEIPKGGTRAAKIESAVKAKGAKVSINPVKPGKGNFVVKTEKKTVISLIGLARPFPKLKALDMDKVCEDVLAAL is encoded by the exons ATGGCGCCTAAGAAGGCCCCagccaagaagaaggcgacCGCCGtcaagggcggcgtcgccaagaagcccgccgccaaggccgagcccgaggcaACCGCCGAGATCCCCAAGGGCGGC ACTCGAGCCGCGAAGATCGAGTCCGCTGTGAAGGCCAAGGGCGCTAAGGTGTCCATCAACCCCGTGAAGCCCGGCAAGGGCAACTTCGTCGTCAAGACGGAGAAGAAGACCGTGATTTCCCTCATCGGGCTCGCCAGGCCCTTCCCcaagctcaaggcgctggaCATGGACAAGGTGTGCGAAGACGTCCTCGCTGCGCTTTAA
- a CDS encoding predicted protein, with protein MSTFSALRCGVRVDRSAQTPFLGLRPGATRRRVAGWREDSPLAPPDGASKKKSKRDKRKGAATPRVEGGGKGEVDGAELSTIDLGQGKSAALYVPTNVAEVEGAVSAEGVKQLLDMYKDSLYGAGDVVWPASIALSRLIAHCPSLVKGKAVLEIGSGLGLCGCVAAAAGASRVVMTDIDGDMLRLAAASADANGSANVETMTLDWGQRESWPKGEFDVVIAADVLYDGDAAAAVAGVAGRCLRGGGVGSMAIVCDPAQRTHRGTFAEEARGVDLDVVDADFPGHPDMRLLQATRVELTAGA; from the coding sequence ATGTCCACCTTCAGCGCGCTCCGatgcggcgtccgcgtcgaccgaTCAGCCCAAACCCCTTTCCTCGGACTCcggcccggcgcgacgaggagaagggTCGCGGGTTGGCGCGAGGACTcaccgctcgcgccccccgaCGGAGCCTCCAAGAAGAAATCGAAGCGCGACAAGCgcaagggcgccgcgacgcccaggGTCGAGGGGGGCGGTAagggcgaggtggacggcgccgagctcagcACCATCGACCTCGGCCAGGGTaagtccgcggcgctgtacGTACCGACCAACgtggcggaggtggagggcGCCGTGAGCGCGGAGGGTGTCAAGCAGCTCCTGGACATGTACAAGGATTCCCTctacggcgccggcgacgtggtgtggcccgcgtcgatcgccctGAGCCGACTCATCGCGCACTGCCCGTCCCTCGTCAAAGGCAAGGCCGTGCTCGAGATCGGcagcgggctcgggctctgcgggtgcgtcgcggcggcggcgggcgcgagccggGTGGTGATGACAGACATCGACGGGGACATGCTCAGACTCGCCGCTGCGTCTGCTGACGCTAACGGATCCGCTAACGTCGAGACCATGACGCTGGACTGGGGCCAGAGAGAGTCGTGGCCCAAAGGCGagttcgacgtcgtcatcgcggcggacgtgctgtacgacggggacgcggcggcggcggtggcgggggtggcggggAGATGCcttcgcgggggcggtgtTGGGTCGATGGCGATTGTGTGCGACCCGGCGCAGCGGACCCACCGGGGGACtttcgcggaggaggcgcggggggttgACCTGGAtgtggtggacgcggactTTCCGGGGCACCCGGACATGCGGCTGCTGCAGGCGACCAGGGTGGAGCtgaccgcgggggcgtga
- a CDS encoding predicted protein, with protein sequence MSARVSIRARRLNGRAPNPAPVRRSAVVIEAAKGRNAKLAGRNKKAQSIEDNKWREGMEAAAAERADKKKAEPKQSGLKYSKRGKVSSQPGQVSKAALKRMKLDLEEKKANDAVSAERMEEKRAQYQAASAKGIPQVVTDRMLKRITIFSGVPLLLGFSTGPLFYLGKTVAHFDLAPWQFFFASTATFGAALVGITYGVLSASWEPGREGSFWGVTEVKANIPILWQTILGKAGGNIETQWEDEWDDGR encoded by the coding sequence AtgagcgcgcgggtctcaatccgcgcccggcggctgAACGGCCGCGCCCccaaccccgcgccggtgcgcCGGAGCGCGGTCGTGATCGAGGCGGCCAAAGGTAGGAACGCTAAACTGGCGGGTCGCAACAAGAAGGCTCAGTCGATCGAGGACAACAAGTGGCGCGAGGGaatggaggcggcggcggccgagcgcgccgacaAAAAGAAGGCGGAGCCCAAGCAGTCGGGCCTCAAGTACAGCAAGCGGGGCAAGGTGTCGTCCCAGCCCGGTCAGGTTTCCAAGGCGGCGTTGAAGCGAATGAAGCTCGATCTCGAGGAGAAGAAAGCCAACGACGCGGTGTCGGCCGAGCGGATGGAGGAGAAGCGGGCGCAGTACCAagccgcgtccgccaagGGCATCCCGCAGGTGGTCACCGACAGGATGCTCAAGCGAATCACCATCTTCAGCGGCGTGCCCCTCCTCCTGGGTTTCAGCACCGGCCCGCTGTTCTACCTGGGTAAGACGGTGGCGCACTTCGACCTGGCGCCGTGGCAGTTCTtcttcgcgtccaccgcgacgttcggagccgcgctcgtcggcatCACCTACGGCGTGCTGAGCGCGTCTTGGGAGCCCGGGCGGGAGGGAAGCTTCTGGGGCGTCACCGAGGTCAAGGCGAATATACCGATCCTCTGGCAGACCATACTGGGCAAGGCTGGAGGAAACATCGAGACGCAATGGGAAGACGAGTGGGACGACGGGAGATGA
- a CDS encoding predicted protein: MADAGEHAPLILRRTARISSNHGSPSRARIVLGVVLAALLVALVASTAPASLLVDVLSNLRVDLFGAGAPPTVRVLVNPRDWPERDTLDVVSDTWRRYHEESGAVVVPLELPDPDRWPMGGGYAELTARTSDLLPGTRLDFLAFDAPDHPDLPLAVARGRQRVAASSLGHLGAWLDARREDGVPALAVVDADDPGDPKLPPIAMAPAVARQLLRGGSPGMKSRHPGTVLRDGRVPGDDPGDDPGWDKGWDVLFLDRGTARFRWKFYVVSARFLARLPLLLRDHPYVATTEWQKGLCRAGTLRCFDYFGEIGGAYEIASPPPPTGEDRENGRTVRRRSEHAKRKDETASRVLGSGGDWRDVDKAVASVGALDGGSNASTDVVPVRFSSNDKSYGKARKVEKTIAYHVQDLPVNSSNPGDLAMTLARGMAPALDELSEDASKTADDVVDFILNGVLPKEDDWAAKNRARMEEELRDEEDAREREIREQEAAMERRAMEDLWSDGPAMEEAVERVREEEEETEEAEAREKKAEASSWLADVLG, from the coding sequence ATGGCCGATGCCGGCGAGCACGCGCCGCTGATACTTCGCCGCACGGCGAGGATCTCGTCTAACCATgggtccccgtcgcgcgcgcggatcgtcctcggcgtcgtcctcgccgcgctcctcgtcgccctcgtcgcgtccaccgcccccgcgtcgctcctcgTGGACGTCCTGTccaacctccgcgtcgacctcTTCGGGGCTGGCGCCCCGCCCACCGTCCGCGTCCTGGTCAACCCGAGGGACTGGCCGGAGCGCGACACCTTGGACGTCGTGAGCGACACGTGGCGACGGTACCACGAGGagagcggcgccgtcgtcgtcccgttGGAGCTCCCCGATCCCGATCGGTGGCCGATGGGAGGAGGGTacgccgagctcaccgcgagAACATCCGACTTGCTGCCCGGCACGCGCCTCGACTTTCtggcgttcgacgcgcccgaccATCCGGACCTTCCCCTGGCGGTCGCGAGGGGGAGGCAgagggtcgcggcgtcctcgctcggccacctcggcgcgtggctcgacgcgcgccgggaAGACGGAGtccccgcgctggcggtggtggacgccgacgatccCGGCGATCCGAAGCTACCGCCCATCGCGATGGCCCCGGCGGTGGCACGTCAGCTCCTGCGGGGGGGCTCCCCGGGGatgaaaagtcggcacccggggacggtCCTTAGGGATGGAAGGGTCCCCGGGGACGACCCCGGGGACGACCCTGGGTGGGACAAGGGGTGGGACGTCCTGTTTTTGGACAGGGGCACGGCGAGGTTCCGATGGAAGTTTTACGTCGTCTCCGCTCGATTCCTCGCGCGACTGCCTTTGCTCTTGCGTGACCACCCGtacgtcgcgacgacggagtgGCAGAAGGGTTTGTGCCGCGCGGGTACCCTGCGGTGCTTCGATTACTTCGGGGAGATTGGCGGGGCGTACgagatcgcgtcgccgccgccgccgacgggggaGGATCGCGAAAACGGTCGAACGGTCAGACGGAGGTCCGAACACGCCAAAAGGAAGGACGAAACCGCGTCCCGCGTCCTGGGCTCGGGCGGGGACTGGCGCGACGTGGACAAGGCCGTGGCGTCGGTCGGCGCGCTGGACGGCGGCTCGAACGCGTCAACAGACGTCGTGCCAGTGCGTTTCTCCTCCAACGACAAGTCGTACGGGAAGGCTCGAAAGGTGGAGAAGACCATCGCGTACCACGTGCAGGATCTACCGGTTAACTCGTCGAATCCCGGGGATCTGGCGATGACGCTGGCGCGGGggatggcgcccgcgctggacgagctctccgaggacgcgtccaagacggcggacgacgtcgtcgattTCATACTAAACGGCGTGCTTCCGAAGGAGGACGATTGGGCGGCCAAGAACAGGGCACgcatggaggaggagctgcGGGATGAGGAGGACGCTCGAGAGCGGGAGATTCGGGAGCAGGAGGCGGCCATGGAACGGCGGGCGATGGAGGACCTCTGGTCCGACGGgcccgcgatggaggaggccGTCGAGCGGGTgcgcgaggaagaggaggagactgaggaggcggaggcacGCGAGAAAAAGGCGGAGGCTTCGAGTTGGCTCGCAGACGTCCTCGGGTGA
- a CDS encoding predicted protein: MQACAAYCIGSACMTATCSCCGSLGKAVSSISARAVYTVIFGLGMGIAVVMRDYAKPMMMEIPWIGVVPGMQPSDEWFGQSAVYRVSLGNFMFFGGLSAMLVDCKTRSDPRDRHIHHGSWTLKLAAWALCVIVPFLLPDGFIDAYAWLARLGSGVFLVVQMVILLDFAFLWNETWVAREHVGWVVGLLVSTIALYAGSITLVVFMYQWYAPKGLDCGRNAWLITTSLVPCVFFSALSTHPIAKEGSLLPSAVVTSYCVYLCYSALASEPTEYRCNPRGAYAGDGKASEVASTVLTLASVAYSAVRAGSSDFFGGVNLGDGDGDYAALSGAEMGGGTDADAGDADSEDDVGGAASYPSGPVSYSYSFFHFIFALASMFLAMLMTGWGRDDYKGAERVDVGWASVWVKMCSVWVTAGLYTWSLIAPALFPDREFM, translated from the coding sequence ATGCAGGCCTGCGCCGCTTACTGCATCGGCAGCGCGTGCATGACCGCCACGTGCTCGTGCTGCGGCTCGTTGGGCAAGGCGGTCAgctccatctccgcgcgcgccgtgtACACGGTGATCTTCGGCCTGGGAATGGGCATAGCGGTCGTCATGCGGGACTACGCAAAGCCCATGATGATGGAGATCCCGTGGATAGGGGTTGTGCCCGGCATGCAACCCAGCGACGAGTGGTTCGGGCAGAGCGCCGTGTACCGCGTCTCCCTCGGCAACTTCATGTTCTTCGGCGGCCTCAGCGCGATGCTCGTCGACTGCAAGACCAGATCCGACCCGAGGGACCGGCACATACACCACGGCTCCTGGACCctcaagctcgccgcgtgggcgctctgcgtcatcgtccccttcctcctccccgacgggttcatcgacgcgtacgcgtggctcgccaggctcggcagcggcgtcttcctcgtcgtccagatGGTCATCCTCCTCGATTTCGCCTTTCTCTGGAACGAAACCTGGGTGGCGCGAGAGCACGTCGGGTGGGTCGTCGGACTCCTCGTTTCAACCATAGCGCTGTACGCCGGAAGCATCACACTCGTCGTGTTCATGTACCAGTGGTACGCGCCCAAGGGATTGGACTGCGGACGCAACGCGTGGCTCATAACCACGTCGCTCGTGCCGTGCGTGTTCTTCTCCGCGCTGTCCACGCACCCAATCGCCAAAGAGGGATCGCTGCTGCCATCCGCGGTGGTGACGTCGTACTGCGTCTACCTGTGCtactccgcgctcgcgtcggagccCACGGAGTACAGGTGTAACCCGAGAGGCGCgtacgccggggacgggaaGGCGTCGGAGGTTGCCAGCACGGTGttgacgctcgcgtccgtcgcgtacAGCGCGGTGAGAGCCGGGAGCAGCGACTTTTTCGGAGGggtcaacctcggcgacggcgacggggactacgcggcgctctccggcgccgagatgggcggcgggacggatgccgacgccggtgaTGCGGACAGCgaagacgacgtcggcggcgcggcgtcctaCCCGAGCGGTCCGGTGAGCTACAGCTACTCGTTTTTTCACTTCATCTTTGCGCTGGCGTCGATGTTTTTGGCGATGCTGATGACGGGGTGGGGGCGGGACGACTACAAGGGGGCGGAGAGGGTGGACGTCGGGTGGGCGAGCGTGTGGGTGAAAATGTGCAGCGTGTGGGTGACCGCGGGTTTGTACACGTGGAGCCTCATCGCCCCGGCGCTCTTCCCGGACAGGGAGTTCATGTAG
- a CDS encoding predicted protein: protein MANRACASALLTRATAPSPLARSRRAHHRRVAPLRSRGIVAVSTSTNADTNAVTRTETAARVMISETKSGIVQYSFGAVPQSRSRDPALAEERAARSGMDKYDDKDASQTKKELVFDVTLDAEGGANATGLVFEKGPDGLLVVAKIRPGGTAAGVVKPGDVLLGCSLLVNVEDEDGEFTEELRWHDATAHGPEHTLTMLLTHGEEMNVRTCRGYVVKRDKAIRSAWAQLVPTSPAKDIRSCWNRLLYHVEQEEKPKNGAKKKKEMAKDNTPRGIWGGLVGKKVVPVEDSVRDAWGAIYPDIIVPAEEWVGEDAVEQEPAAEEEPTLVAAAVEESTEARPEVEEDEEDDDDYRLPEESIDLAAAAAAAVEEVAVEEAVEEEPPAVVDEEAVEEADEDEGFFGKFKGVEGQFDVLEVSVDCSRGVNMTGLMLGQDRSDGLLHVRVCKPGGTAHKKIKIGDVILATTYVVLTPDPSTGKPVATLEWLDATDGASNEDIQGAMMTHSQEMKLVLARGDVPSGHFDQPSPAARERCSDAAIGGGVAQPEECVPEDVKAWAARVAAEAKAAQAEAEREREAAAVKAAAGGNREEKLGAMSPEEIKAWAARVAAEARGEK, encoded by the coding sequence ATGGCCAATCGTGCCTGCGCCTCCGCTCTCCTCACccgggcgaccgcgccgtcgcccctcgcccgttcgcggcgcgcgcatcaccgacgcgtcgcaccgcTTCGATCGAGGGGAATCGTCGCGGTGTCCACGAGCACCAACGCCGACACCAACGCGGTGACCCGCaccgagacggcggcgcgcgtcatGATATCCGAGACCAAGTCCGGCATCGTCCAGTACTCATTCGGCGCGGTCCCGcagtcgcgctcgcgggacccggcgctggccgaggaacgcgccgcgcgctcgggcaTGGACAAGTACGACGACAAGGACGCTTCACAAACAAAGAAGGAGCTCGTCTTCGACGtcaccctcgacgccgagggtggcgccAACGCGACGGGACTCGTGTTCGAGAAGGGACCCGacggcctcctcgtcgtcgccaagatccgacccggcggcaccgccgcgggggtggtcAAGCCCGgggacgtcctcctcggatGCTCGCTGCTCGTCAacgtggaggacgaggacggcgagttcaccgaggagctcaggtggcacgacgccaccgcgcacggACCCGAGCACACCCTCACGATGCTCCTCACGCACGGCGAGGAGATGAACGTGAGAACCTGCCGCGGGTACGTGGTCAAGCGCGACAAGGCCATCCGCAGCGCGTGGGCGCAGCTCGTGCCCACGTCCCCCGCCAAGGACATCCGCTCGTGCTGGAACAGGCTGCTGTACCACGTGGAACAGGAGGAGAAGCCGAAGAATggcgccaagaagaagaaggagatggCCAAGGACAACACGCCGCGGGGCATCTGGGGCGGCCTGGTCGGCAAGAAGGTCGTGCCGGTGGAGGACAGCGTCAGGGACGCGTGGGGCGCCATCTACCCGGATATCATCGTCCCCGCGGAGGAGTGGGTGGGCGAGGATGCCGTCGAGCAGGAGCCCGCGGCTGAGGAGGAGCCCACcctggtcgccgccgccgtcgaggagtcgacggaggcgaggccggaggtcgaggaggacgaggaggacgacgacgattacCGACTTCCCGAGGAGTccatcgacctcgccgcagccgccgccgccgccgtcgaggaggtcgccgtcgaagaggccgtcgaggaggaaccccccgccgtcgtcgacgaggaagccgtcgaggaggctgacgaggacgagggatTCTTCGGCAAGTTCAAGGGCGTCGAAGGCCAgttcgacgtcctcgaggtcTCCGTCGACTGCTCCCGCGGCGTGAACATGACCGGCCTCATGCTCGGCCAGGACAGATCCGACGGCCtcctccacgtccgcgtGTGCAAACCCGGGGGCACCGCGCACAAGAAGATCAAgatcggcgacgtcatcctcgccaCCACCTACGTCGTCCTCACCCCGGACCCCAGCACCGGAAAGCCCGTCGCCACCCTCGAGTGGCTCGACGCCACGGACGGCGCGTCCAACGAGGACATCCAGGGCGCCATGATGACCCACTCCCAGGAGATGAAGCTGGTCctggcccgcggcgacgtcccgaGTGGGCACTTCGACCAGCCCTCTCCCGCAGCGCGGGAGCGAtgctccgacgccgccatcggcggcggcgtcgcgcagccgGAGGAGTGCGTTCCCGAGGACGTCaaggcgtgggcggcgcgggtcgccgcggaggccaaggctgcgcaggcggaggcggagagggagagggaggctgccgcggtcaaggcggcTGCCGGGGGCAACCGGGAGGAGAAGCTGGGAGCCATGTCGCCCGAGGAGATCAAGGCTtgggccgcgcgcgtcgcggcggaggcgcgcggcgagaagtga
- a CDS encoding predicted protein — protein MAMKTTIWRPNVRVTLDEYGEVEDTERGGEEVTKKGTKRKRAPPTKGPCEHGVKYRSNCKVCSACPHGRQRSVCKECGGASICEHGRMRSRCKECGGGSICEHGRRRSTCKECGGASICEHGGRMRSQCKECGGGGICEHGRRRSRCKECGGSEICEHGRRRSRCKDCRGERL, from the coding sequence ATGGCGATGAAGACGACGATCTGGCGGCCGAACGTGAGAGTGACGCTCGACGAGTATGGGGAAGTCGAGGACACGGAGCGAGGTGGAGAGGAGGTGACGAAGAAGGGCacgaagcggaagagagcccctcccacgaaggggccgtgcgagcacggggtgaagtatCGGTCGAActgcaaggtgtgcagcgcttgtccgcacgggcGTCAGCGCTCTGtatgcaaggagtgcggcggggcatcaatctgcgagcacggtcgtatgcgctctcggtgcaaggagtgcggtgggggctcaatctgcgagcacggtcgtcggcgctctacgtgcaaggagtgcggtggggcatcaatctgcgagcacggtggTCGTATGCGCTCTcaatgcaaggagtgcggcgggggtggaatctgcgagcacggtcgtcgccgctctcggtgcaaggagtgcggcgggtctgaaatctgcgagcacggtcgtcgccgctctcggtgcaaggactGTCGAGGCGAACGTCTGTAA
- a CDS encoding predicted protein, translating into MSSPPTGSGAQRRGTMEPPAITPSPRGILRPSGSFKKRQLERLRLEEAEEAEAAAVQPRPRVGQRLFAGDDDERPCPWRRAEGRSVDDDAAAREAVEARAASSGRARDRREARERDEPGDENATGWGSHLKISDVDDPRARDDGFRVGRAALSLKAEVREVDALVDALRGMCDGASESDGDGPGFSDEVNEVDESDASFRSAEEEPAGGEDDDDDDEEEDGCGGARWSPDTVLRPDGLFDESPSPTADHALRRQSSVTFDDDRITVHDIGSVKDLRREKRTSIAGAILEWVKADVRGFVEGVVGRGRRRDSAEEAESAKATRKSLRESRRNMYVNVDNAAYGYCGDLGDPDFTFV; encoded by the coding sequence ATgtcgtctccgccgacggGGTCTGGcgcacagcgccgcggcaCGATGGAGCCGCCCGCGAtcaccccgtccccgcggggAATCCTGCGACCGAGCGGCAGCTTCAAGAAGCGGCAGCTGGAGAGGCTCAGGCTCGAGGAAGCGGAGGaagcggaggcggccgcggtccAACCCCGGCCCCGGGTGGGTCAGCGCCTgttcgccggcgacgacgacgaacgaccGTGCccgtggcggcgcgcggagggtcggagcgtcgacgacgacgccgcggcgcgcgaggcggtcgaggcgcgcgcggcgtcgtcgggacgGGCGAGGgatcgacgcgaggcgcgggagcgcgacgagcccggcgacgagaacgcgACGGGGTGGGGGTCCCATTTGAAAATCTCGGACGTTgacgaccctcgcgcgcgggacgacggcttccgcgtcgggcgcgccgccctgagcctcaaggcggaggttcgcgaggtggacgccctcgtcgatgcGCTCAGGGGAATGTGCGACGGGGCGTCCGaatccgacggcgacggcccggGGTTCTCGGACGAGGTGAACGAGGTTGACGAGTCCGACGCATCCTTCAGGAGCGCAGAGGAGGAACCCGCGGGGggggaagacgacgacgacgacgacgaggaagaagACGGGTGCGGCGGAGCGAGGTGGAGCCCCGATACCGTCCTCCGCCCCGACGGCCTCTTCGACGAATCGCCGTCCCCGACCGCCGACCACGCGCTCAGGCGGCAGAGCTCGGtcaccttcgacgacgatcgcaTCACCGTGCACGACATCGGGTCCGTCAAGGACCTGCGCCGGGAGAAGCGgacgtccatcgcgggcgcgatcctCGAGTGGGTCAAGGCTGACGTCAGGGGATTCGTGGAGGGGGTGGTAGGAAGGGGGCGACGGAGGGacagcgcggaggaggctgagagCGCCAAGGCGACGCGTAAATCGCTAAGAGAGTCGAGGCGAAACATGTACGTCAACGTGGATAACGCAGCGTACGGGTACTGCGGCGACCTCGGGGACCCGGACTTTACCTTTGTTTAA
- a CDS encoding predicted protein encodes MELLTWHLRGPLSRRAHGAGMRGGDLIREVFGSESDSDDADELNRPGPSPPSPLMRPGCVVETPAGADACVGMFVAREALGEDARRWLLDSIRADDLVDFPDDEPSTTASDRCAPTGGARNQAMRFGRDHLPRWALALADAVAKLATRRPGDSQGEHDVASADHTDDDDDDDDAAVFPREVLARARTASGVFNQMIVNQYAPGEGLTPHVDLEAFADGVAVVSLRSTVVMDMYPPGFEPGTSHVPTNSNTVPVWLRPGDVLFLSRAARWEWAHGIAARDADPAEGETRSEGGAVVRRGCRTSVTLRAMREDGHELRVPA; translated from the coding sequence ATGGAGCTGCTCACGTGGCATCTCCGAGGGCCCctttcgcgccgcgcccacggGGCGGGCAtgcggggcggcgacctcaTCCGCGAGGTCTTCGGCAGCGAaagcgacagcgacgatgCCGATGAGCTCAACCGCCCCggcccgtccccgccctcgccgctgaTGCGACCCGGATGCGTCGTGGAGACCCCCGCCGGagcggacgcgtgcgtcgggatgttcgtcgcgagggaggcgctgggtgaagacgcgcggcggtggctccTGGACAGCAtacgcgccgacgacctcgtggATTTCCCAGACGATGAaccatcgacgacggcgtccgaTCGGTGCGCacccaccggcggcgcgcgcaacCAGGCGATGCGGTTCGGCAGGGATCACCTTCCGCGgtgggcgctcgcgctcgccgacgccgtcgccaagctcgcgacgAGAAGACCCGGCGACTCCCAAGGCGAacacgacgtcgcgtcggcggaccatacggacgacgacgacgacgacgacgacgccgccgtcttcccccgcgaggtgctggcccgcgcgcgcacggcaTCCGGCGTCTTCAATCAGATGATCGTCAACCAGTACGCGCCTGGCGAGGGGTTGACGCCGCACGTCGACCTCGAAGCattcgccgacggcgtcgcggtggtaTCGCTGCGATCGACGGTCGTGATGGACATGTACCCGCCGGGATTCGAACCCGGGACGTCCCACGTCCCCACCAACTCGAACACGGTGCCGGTGTGGCTGAGGCCCGGGGACGTGTTGTTCCTCAGtcgagcggcgaggtgggAATGGGCGCAcggcatcgcggcgcgcgacgcagatcccgcggagggcgagacGAGGTCCGAAGGCGGCGCTGTCGTGAGACGCGGGTGCAGGACGAGCGTGACGcttcgcgcgatgcgcgaggacggcCACGAGCTGAGGGTGCCCGCGTGA